In Enterobacter pseudoroggenkampii, one genomic interval encodes:
- the hfq gene encoding RNA chaperone Hfq, whose product MAKGQSLQDPFLNALRRERVPVSIYLVNGIKLQGQIESFDQFVILLKNTVSQMVYKHAISTVVPSRPVSHHSNNAGGGTGSNYHHGSSAQGSSTPAQDSDETE is encoded by the coding sequence ATGGCTAAGGGGCAATCTTTACAAGATCCGTTCCTGAACGCATTGCGTCGGGAACGTGTTCCAGTTTCTATTTATTTGGTGAATGGTATTAAGCTGCAAGGTCAGATTGAGTCTTTCGATCAGTTTGTGATTCTGTTGAAAAACACGGTCAGTCAGATGGTCTACAAGCACGCTATTTCTACTGTTGTTCCGTCCCGTCCGGTATCTCATCACAGCAATAACGCTGGCGGCGGCACTGGTAGTAACTACCATCATGGCAGCAGCGCGCAGGGCTCTTCAACGCCGGCGCAGGACAGCGACGAAACCGAATAA
- the miaA gene encoding tRNA (adenosine(37)-N6)-dimethylallyltransferase MiaA gives MIDASKASLPKAIFLMGPTASGKTALAIELRKVLPVELISVDSALIYRGMDIGTAKPDAEELRAAPHRLLDILDPAQAYSAADFRRDALAEMAEITAAGRIPLLVGGTMLYFKALLEGLSPLPSADPEIRAKIEQQAAEQGWDVLHQQLAEIDPVAAARIHPNDPQRLSRALEVFFISGKTLTELTQTSGDALPYQVHQFAIAPASRELLHQRIEQRFHQMLASDFEAEVRALFARGDLHTDMPSIRCVGYRQMWSYLEGEISYDEMVYRGVCATRQLAKRQITWLRGWDGVHWLDSEKPQQALNEVIEVVGDIAH, from the coding sequence AATGGGCCCAACGGCCTCCGGCAAAACGGCGCTCGCCATTGAGTTGCGTAAAGTTTTGCCTGTAGAGTTGATTAGCGTCGACTCCGCCCTCATCTACCGGGGGATGGACATCGGCACGGCGAAGCCTGACGCAGAAGAGCTGCGTGCGGCACCGCACCGTTTGCTGGATATTCTCGACCCGGCTCAGGCGTACTCCGCAGCGGATTTCCGCCGGGATGCCTTAGCCGAGATGGCCGAGATAACGGCGGCGGGACGTATACCGCTGTTGGTTGGCGGAACCATGCTCTATTTCAAGGCGTTGCTGGAGGGGTTGTCACCCCTGCCATCCGCGGATCCGGAAATAAGAGCGAAAATTGAGCAGCAGGCGGCAGAGCAGGGTTGGGACGTTTTGCATCAGCAACTGGCGGAAATTGACCCGGTTGCCGCAGCACGGATCCATCCAAATGATCCGCAAAGGCTTTCCCGGGCACTGGAAGTTTTTTTCATTTCGGGTAAAACTTTAACGGAACTGACGCAAACGTCAGGAGACGCTCTGCCGTATCAGGTGCATCAGTTCGCCATCGCCCCGGCGAGCCGTGAACTGCTCCATCAGCGAATTGAGCAGCGTTTTCATCAGATGTTAGCTTCAGATTTTGAAGCAGAAGTGCGGGCGTTATTTGCCCGTGGAGATTTGCATACGGACATGCCTTCCATTCGTTGTGTGGGATACCGCCAGATGTGGTCGTATCTTGAAGGTGAGATTTCATACGATGAAATGGTTTATAGAGGTGTTTGCGCCACGAGACAGTTAGCGAAGCGCCAGATCACCTGGTTGCGCGGTTGGGACGGCGTTCACTGGCTAGACAGTGAAAAACCGCAACAGGCGTTAAACGAAGTGATTGAGGTTGTTGGTGATATCGCTCACTGA